The Mastacembelus armatus chromosome 9, fMasArm1.2, whole genome shotgun sequence genome contains a region encoding:
- the LOC113139180 gene encoding beta-microseminoprotein, whose product MKYLALALLLSALLSLSNAQCYRMAIEPGMTRCQDSVDKTWHDVGSKWRNSQCMDCTCTQCCAAYSTPTSFPEDCVSVFDQKACKYIVHKKDDPSVLCPIFGAVMK is encoded by the exons ATG AAATATTTGGCTCTGGCCTTGctgctgtctgctctgctgtcacTGTCAAATGCACAGTGCTACAGAATGGCCATAGAACCAG GCATGACCCGTTGTCAGGACAGTGTGGATAAGACCTGGCATGACGTAGGATCTAAATGGAGAAACAGTCAGTGTATGGACTGTACTTGCACTCAATGTTGTGCTGC ATATTCCACTCCCACGAGTTTTCCTGAAgactgtgtgtcagtgtttgaccAAAAGGCGTGTAAATACATAGTGCACAAGAAGGATGACCCATCTGTACTGTGTCCAATATTTGGTGcagtaatgaaataa